The genomic region TGGGCATACCGACTATATGATCTCCGCGATACCCCTGGGCGGGTATGTCAGGATGCTGGGAGACGATCCCACCGAAGACCTCGGGCCGGAGGAGGCCCCCTTCTCGTTTCTGACCCAGGGGACGTTTAAGAAATTATTCATCGTTGCGGCGGGGCCGGTGGCGAATTTCATATTTGCCGTCTTCGCCCTCTGGATCGTGTTCATGCTGGGGGTCCCGGTGCTGGAATCGGTGGTGGGGGATGTGCTTTCAAATTCCCCCGCCGAGCGGGCGGGTCTGATGGCCGAAGACCGGATCACCTCCATCGACGGCATACCCGTCACCGAGTGGGAGGAGATGTCCCGGCTGATCCAGGAGTCCGGCGGCGGGGAGTTGGAGCTTATCGTCGAGCGGACGATGGACGGTGAAACCGGAGAACTCGTCATTCACATCACCCCGGAGCTCAGGGAGGGGACCAACGAGCTGATGCTCCCCGACGAGGTGTATATGATCGGCATCTCCATGTCCGACTCGTACCACTACGATCGGAGGGGGCCGATCGGGGCGATCGGCTCGTCGGTGTCTGAGACGGGAAGGATAGTGGCCATCACCTTTCTTGTCATCGGCAAGATGTTCTCGGGCGAGGTCCCGCTGAATAACCTGGGGGGTCCCATCTTAATCGCCCAGGTCTCCGCCGAGGCGTTCCGGCTGGGCCTGATGGAGTTTCTCTATTTCCTCGCCCTTATCAGCATCAACCTCGGCATCTTGAACCTGCTCCCGGTGCCGATACTGGACGGGGGGCATCTGATGTTTTTCGTCATCGAGGGCGTCATCGGGAGGCCCATAAATCTTCGGATCAAAGAGATCGCCCTCCAGATCGGCCTCGTGCTGCTGGTGGCGTTGATGGCGCTGGCGTTCTATTTTGATATTTCGCGCCTGATTTCCGGAGGGTAGCCGCGATGATCGTGCTGGGTGTGGACAGCGCCACGCCGAGGGCGGGGGTGGGGATCGTTGAGGACGGGCGTTTGTGCGCCCGGCGTGTCACGCTGCCGGATAAAAACCACTCGGAGACGCTGCTTTCGGCGATCATCGAGGCTTTGAGGGAGGCGCGCCTCGCTTTTTCTGATCTGGACCTCCTGGCGGTGGGGCTGGGCCCCGGATCGTTCACCGCCCTTCGCGTCGGCGTATCGACCATGAAGGCGCTTTCCTACGCCCACGATGTGCCTTTGATTGGTATATCCACCCTGGACGTGCTGGCCGGCGGGCTTCTGGAGTATGCCGAGGGCCTGAAAACCGCCGGGACCGCCGTCTCTACCACTTCCTGGCGCGACATGATGAGGGGGGGCGCGCGCGTCGCGTCGGTGATAGACGCCCGGCGGGGAGAGCTGTACAGCGCAAGCTATCGGCTGGGAGAGGGGGACGGGCTGGTTCGGGAGACCCCCTATCGGACGATTACGCCGGGGGTACTGCTGGACGAGCTGAAAGAACCATCGGTCCTGGTAGGGAGCGGCTGCGATCTTCTCGAGAGACCGCACGACCGGGGTCATGTCGTCGTGCCCGAGGAATACCGGCACCCTGACGGGGCGGTATGCGCCGAAATGGCGAGGCGGGGTTTTGAAAGCGGTCAATTGATTGATGATCGGGACATCGTACCGCTGTATATACGCCGTTCCGATGCGGAGATTAACTACGAGCGAAGGATGAACAAAGACCTGTCATTGGGGCATTGACATCGCACATTTTTTTATTTACTATAATTCGATTATATCGATTTTAAGAAGGGGTTGTGGGTATGAGTCGGACAGAAGAGGAAATGAAAAGGAAACTGATGGAAGAAGATCCCGAGTTTCGAGCGCTGGCCGAGGAACACGAGAGTTTCGAACGAATTCTTGAGGAGTTCAACCGGAAACCCTATTTGACTCCCGCCGAGGAGATAGAACGCAAGAACATCCAGAAGCAAAAGCTCAAGGGCAAGGACAAAATGGAGCGGATTCTCAAAAAGCACCGATAGCACGTATTCACAGACCGGGTGATATGAGCGGACGTGGGTGGATTTTTACCTTTTTATCCTGATGGATATCAGCAGGAATCTCAGCAGACGATGATTAAGGAAGGAAGCGAAATATTCTACGAAACACTCCTGGACGAGGGGGTTGAGGTTATTTTCGGATATCCGGGCGGCGCGGTGTTGAATCTCTATCACCGTATGCCCGAGTATCCCCTGAAGCACATTCTTGTGCGCCACGAACAGGCGGCGGTGCACGCCGCGGACGGCTACGCCCGGTCCACCGGGAAGGTGGGGGTGGTGCTGGTCACTTCCGGTCCGGGGGCCACAAATACGGTGACGGGCCTGGCCACGGCGCACATGGATTCCATCCCCCTGGTCGTCTTTTCCGGGCAGGTTCCCAGCATGCTCATCGGGAACGACGCCTTCCAGGAAGCGGATACTGTGGGGATCACCCGTCCCTGCACCAAACATAATTTTCTGGTCAAGAACACGCATGACCTCGCCCGGATCATAAAAGAGGCGTTCTATATCGCCCGCACCGGGCGGCCGGGTCCGGTGGTAGTGGACCTCCCTCGGGACGTTATCGGGTCGTCGGTGGAATTCGAGCCCCCGGGAGACATTCATATCAGAAGCTACTCCTTCCATGCCGAGCCGGATGCACAACAGGTGCGCCGGGCGTTCGAGGTCATCTCCAATGCCGAACGTCCGGTATTGTATATCGGCGGGGGGGTTATCTCCTCTTCGGCGGCGGGGGAGGTGGTGAAGCTGGCGGAGAAGATGTCGATACCGGTGACCGCCTCCCTCATGGGACTGGGCGGTTTCCCGGGCACTCATCCCTTGTTTTTGGGGATGCTGGGCATGCACGGCACGTATCATGCGAATATGGCCGTCACCCACGCGGACGTGCTGATCGCCGTGGGCGCCCGGTTCGACGACCGGGTGACCGGAAAGGTGGAGGAATTTGCGCCCCGGGCGAAGATCGTTCATATCGATATCGATCCCACATCGATCAGCAAGAACATCATTGTGGATTATCCGGTGGTGGGGGACGTCAAAAACGTCCTGGTTCAGATGCTCAAGCACGCCGGTAAGCTGAAAAAATACTGGAAGACCGGGAGAAAGGACTGGATCGGCCGGATAGAACAGTGGAGGACCACCTATCCTCTGGAATATACCCAGAAAAAAGACGTCATCAAGCCCCAGTATGTTGTGGAATCGATATACAACGTCACAAAGGGAGACGCCATCATCGCCACGGAGGTTGGGCAGAACCAGATGTGGACGGCCCAATTTTTCCGCTTCAACGATCCCCGGACGTTGTTGACCTCCGGGGGTCTCGGCACCATGGGATACGGATTTCCCGCCGCCATCGGCGCCCAGGTGGCTTTCCCGAATCGTCTGGTGTTTGATATCGCCGGCGACGGCAGCATCCAGATGAATATCCAGGAAATCGCCACCGCCATACAGCACCGTCTGCCGGTGAAGATCGCCATTCTCAACAACGGATATCTGGGAATGGTCAGGCAGTGGCAGGAACTCTTCTACGAGGAGCGCTATTCCCACACGAGGATGGAGCTTTCTCCGGATTTTGTGAAACTGGCCGAGGCCTACGGAGCCGTGGGGATGCGAATCGAAAAACCCGAAGACGTGATCCCGGCCATCGAGGAATCCATCAAGATAGATCGTCTGGTGATAATGGATTTCGTCGTTGACGAGAACGAAAACGTCTTCCCGATGGTTCCCGTCGATTCGCCCATTGACAAGATGCTCCTGGTTTAACGCCCGCCGGGGACGGGGGGGTGTTTTGTGCTTTGCGGGAGAAAACATATTGTTGTTGTGATGCAAAAAGAGTAAAATCATAAAGATACGGGGACAAAGAGGTATTCATGGAGATATACTACGATAAGGACGCAAAAAAAGACCTGATTACCGGTAAAAAAGTGGCCGTCATCGGATACGGCTCCCAGGGCCACGCCCACGCAAACAACCTGAGAGATTCGGGTGTGGATGTCCGCGTGGGGCTTCGGTCCCAGAGCGTCGGCAGAAAGAAGGCCGAGGCCGCGGGATTTACGGTGCTCTCGCCCGCCGATGCGGTGGACTGGGCGGATATCGTCATGATCCTCGTCCCGGACGAAATTCAGGGCGATCTCTTCCGGGAGACCATCGCCGGGGCCCTTTCTTCCGGCAGCTACCTGGCCTTCGCCCACGGCTTCAACATCCATTTCGACCAGATCGTCCCATCCAAGGATGTGAATGTTTTCATGGTGGCGCCCAAGGCCCCCGGTCACATGGTCCGCTATGAATACACACAGGGGAGGGGCGTGCCCATGCTGATCGCCGTCGGTCAGGACCCCGCCGGCGATACGAAGGATGTGGCCCTGGCCTACGCCTCGGCCATCGGCGGCGGCCGCGCGGGGGTAATAGAGACCACGTTTCGGGAGGAGACGGAGACGGACCTCTTCGGCGAGCAGGTGGTGCTGTGCGGCGGAATCACGCAGCTCATCTATGCCGGATTCGACACCCTGGTGGATGCCGGATATTCGCCGGAGATGGCGTATTTTGAGTGCCTCCATGAGCTGAAGCTGATTGTGGACCTCATATACGAGGGAGGCATCAGCAACATGCGTTATTCCGTCAGCAACACCGCCCAGTACGGCGACATGACCCGGGGGCCCAGGATAATCACCGAAGAATCCCGCCGGGAGATGAAGCGGATACTGGCGGAGATTCAAAACGGCAGCTTCGCCCGGGAGTGGACCCTGGAAAACAAGGTGAACCGCCCGGTGTTCAATGCGTTGACGAGGCGGGGCGAGGAGCACCCCATCGAGGAGGTGGGGAAAAGGCTCCGGGGGATGATGAGCTGGCTGGAAAAAGACAAGAAGGTTGATAGAGAGAAAAACTAACCATGAAGAATCGGCATACACCAGTCGCCGTTGAGGGGATTCCCTTCATCTTATTGGCCCTCGCCGTCGCGGTCTGTGTGACGCTCGTCGTCCGTCATTTCTTCCCCGGTGCGGCGATATTTGCGGCGGTGCCTTTGGGTGCGATATGCGTCTTTGTGGCGATGTTTTTTAGAAACCCGAATCGGGACATCCCCCACGATCCGAAAGAGGTGGTATCCCCCGCCGACGGCACGGTTCTCGATATTACCCGGATGAAGGAGGATACGCTTTTAAATGGTGACGCCGTTCGCGTCGGCGTATTCATGTCCATCTGGAACGTGCACGTGAACCGGATTCCGATGTCGGGCCGGGCGGAAGAGGTGGTCTATTATCCTGGGAAATTCCTGGTGGCACGGCTCGAAAAGGCCTCTACCGACAATGAACGAAACGCCCTTGTCATTACAAATGAAGAGGGTGTGAAAATTATGGTGGTGCAGATTGCGGGTATCGTCGCCCGGCGCATCGTCTGTTACGTGTCCCGTGGGGACGCGGTGGAAAAAGGGCGGCGGTTCGGCCTGATTCGATTCGGCTCCCGCCTGGATGTGTATTTTCCCCCCGATACCGTTATTCGGGTTACGGAGGGAGACAAGGTGAGGGCCGGGGAAACGGTTTTGGGAGAGTTGCCATGAGTGACGAAATTGAAAAAAGAGCAAAGAGGAAGAGACGCGCCGGCGGGCGTCGGATCAAGAAAGATGACCTGAAAAAGGGCATCTATGTGCTCCCGAACCTATTGACCACAATGGCCCTTGTCTCCGGCTTCTATTCCATCATCTCATCGATTTCGGGTCACTACATACACGCGGTCTGGGCTATTTTCATCTCGGTCCTTTTCGATTCCATGGACGGGAAGGTCGCCCGCCTGACCCATACGGAGAGTGAATTCGGGGTGCAGTACGATTCCCTGGCGGACCTCGTTTCGTTCGGGGTGGCCCCGGGCATTTTGATGTACCAGTGGGCGCTGACCCCCTATGAGCGTCTCGGCTGGCTCGGGGCTGCGCTCTATGTGATATGCGCGGCGCTCCGTCTCGCCCGGTTCAATGTCCAGGTGAGCACCGTTGATAAGAAGTACTTTTTGGGAATCCCCTCGCCGGGGGCGGCCCTGGTAAACGCATCCACGGTCCTGTTCTTTATCAACATGGACGTTTCCGTGGAATACTGGCGGTTTTTTCTGTTGCTCCTGGTGTACGTTACCGGTCTTCTGATGATTTCCAACATCAAGTATTTCAGTTTCAAGGACCTGGATGCGTCTCGACGGCGGCCGGTCAATGTACTGGTGCTGATCATCCTTGTTGCGATATTCATTGCAACGAAGCCGGAGATCATGCTATTTACCGTGTTCTCCCTATATGCTCTATCCGGGCCTCTTGGGTATCTGTATATGATGCTCACGGGGCGTTCCAAGGAGTTGGATGAGCTGGATGCCGAGGAACAAATCGGTTGATTCCAGCGGAAAGTATGAAACAGCAATTGACAGGATAGAGCAATGAATGACAAGGTCATTATATTCGACACCACCCTCCGGGACGGAGAACAGTCTCCGGGGGCGAGCATGAACGACGAAGAAAAGATACTGGTCGCCCAGCAGCTGGAACGGCTGGGCGTGGACGTGATAGAGGCCGGATTCCCGGTGTCGTCCCGTGGGGATTTTGACGCGGTAAAAAGGATCGCCGCATCGGTAAAGACGCCTGTCGTGGCGGCGCTCGCCCGGGCCAAGATAAAAGACATCGACGTGGCGTTTGATGCCGTAAAAGACGCGGCCAAACCACGGCTTCACACCTTCATTTCCACCTCCGACATCCACCTGGACTACCAGATCAAGAAGTCCAGGGAGGAGGTGCTGAAGATCGCCAAGGCCTCCGTCAAGCGGGCACGCTCATTGTGCGGGGATGTGGAGTTTTCCGCAATGGACGCCACCCGCAGCGACTGGGAGTACCTGGCCCAGGTCATCACGGTGGCCATCGAAGCCGGGGCCACCACAGTCAACATCCCGGACACGGTGGGCTACACCATCCCAGGAGAATACGCCGCCATCATCGAGTATCTCTTTGAGCATGTCCCCGGCATACATGACGTCGTGGTGTCCGTTCACTGTCACAACGACCTGGGCCTGGCGGTGGGAAATTCCCTGGCGGCGGTCCAGAGCGGCGCCAGACAGGTGGAATGTACCATCAACGGGATCGGGGAGCGGGCCGGCAATACGTCTCTTGAGGAGTTTGTGATGGCCCTCAAGGTGAGACGGGACGGCTACGGTCTTGATACGAACATCAACACGGAGCTGATTTACCCCACAAGCCGAATGATCAGCGCCATCACCGGCATCAGGGTGCAGCCCAACAAGGCGGTTGTGGGAGCGAATGCCTTTTCCCATGAATCGGGTATCCATCAGGACGGTGTGCTCAAGGAAAAGCTCACCTACGAGATTATGACCCCGGAAAGCGTGGGCTACACCAGCTCACATTTGGTGCTGGGAAAGCATTCCGGACGCCACGCGTTTCGCGAGCGCATAAAGAAAATGGGGTATTCTCTCAACGACTCGCAGATAGAAAAGGCGTTCAAGAGCTTCAAAAAGCTGGCCGACAAGAAAAAGAACGTGTTCGACGAGGACATCGCCGCCATCATCGCCGAGGATGTGTTGCGCATCCCGGACCGATATCGGTTGATGTTTCTCTCCTTCAGCGCCGGGACGGACACCATCCCCACCGCAACCGTCACCCTCTCCATCGACGGGCAGACGGTGCGCCAGGCCGATTTCGGCGACGGACCGGTGGACGCGGTGTTCAAAACCATCTCCAAAATGGTCAAGGCCAAGTGTACGCTGTTAAGCTATGAGGTCAAGTCCATCACCGGAGGCACCGACGCCCTGGGCGAGGTGACGGTCAGGCTGGAGGACGGGACCTTTCGGTCGGTGGGAACCGGATCTCATACGGACATCATCGTGGCATCGGCCATGGCGTTTATCAACGCGCTGAATAAAATGGAGAAGCGCAAGAAGAAGGAGCTGCCCCGGGTGCAGACGATCTAATTGCGTCACATGCGCGATACTCGGCGCACCCGGTTTTGTTGAGCGGGTGCGCCTTTTTCATATTATATGTAAAATAAAAAACATTCTTTGTCACTTTCAGCAGCAGGAGCTTCCCCCATGCCCATGACGATCATAGAAAAAATTCTCGCGCGGCACTCGGGGGCGGATGACATCGCCCCCGGCGACCTGATAATGGCTGATGTGGACCTTGCCCTGGCCAATGACATTACCGCGCCGCTTTCCATCGATGTATTCAACGAGGCGGGATTAAAGCGGGTATTCGATGCGAAAAAGATCGCCCTGGTATGTGATCACTTCACCCCCAACAAGGATATCGACAGCGCCAACCAGTGTAAGATGGTGCGAAAATTCGCAAAAGACATGGACATAATCCATTTCTATGAGGGGGGCGACTGCGGCGTGGAGCACGCCCTGCTCCCGGAGCTGGGGTTGATCGTTCCCGGCGATCTTATCGTCGGTGCGGACAGCCATACCTGCACCTACGGCGCCCTGGGGGCGTTCGCCACCGGCGTGGGGAGCACGGACCTGGCGGGGGTGATGATGACAGGGCAGGTGTGGCTCAAGGTCCCGGAATCGATGAAATTCGTCTATCACGGAACCCCCGGAAGGTGGGTGAGCGGAAAGGACCTTATTCTCCATACCATTGGTGATATCGGCGTGGACGGCGCCCTGTATCGAGCGATGGAGTTTACGGGCCCCGCCATCGATGATCTCTCCATCGAGGGGCGTCTGACGATGGCCAATATGGCCATCGAGGCCGGGGGGAAGTGCGGTGTGTGCGCCCCGGACGAAAAGACGAAGGCCTTTCTTGCCGGAAGGACCGAGAGGAACCATATCGTTTTGGAAAGCGACGATGGGGCGGTCTATGTGGACGTACGGGAATACGACGTCTCGAAGATCCAGCCCCAGGTGTCACTGCCGCACCTTCCGTCCAATGCAAAAGCCGCAGGCGAGCTTTCGGATATTGCCATCGATCAGTCCGTCATCGGGTCGTGCACCAACGGCCGCATTGAAGATTTGCGGGTCGCCGCAGAGGTGCTGAAGGGGAGAAAGGCGCATCCGGACGTTCGCCTGATCATCATTCCCGCCACGCCGGAGGTGTATCGAACGGCCCTCCGCGAGGGGTTGTTTGAAATATTCCTGGACGCCGGCGCGACGATCGGTCCCCCCACCTGCGGACCGTGTCTGGGGGGGCACATGGGGGTCCTGGCCGCCGGCGAGCGTGCGATCGCGACCACCAACCGGAACTTCCAGGGGCGAATGGGAGACCCGAAAAGCGAGGTCTATCTCGCAAATCCTGCGGTGGCGGCGGCGTCGGCGGTGCTGGGCCGTATCGCGGGGCCGGAGGAGCTGGGCCTGTAGATGGAACGATAGCAATCCTTTGGGTGTCCCAAACAATTCGAGTAGGGTGAGAAAGCGGGCCACTCACCCCGGTGTGCCAAAGGCCCCGATGTTTTTTTGATGACAGTTCATGCCTGAATCGGTATACGATGTGATCCCGTCACAAGGCACAAGAGAGCGACAGCAATGAAAATTTCCGCACATGCATACATATTGGGCGATGATGTCGACACCGACGCCATCATCCCCGCGAGGTTTCTGAACACCTCCGACCCGGAGGAACTGGGGAGTC from Candidatus Zymogenaceae bacterium harbors:
- the ilvC gene encoding ketol-acid reductoisomerase, with amino-acid sequence MEIYYDKDAKKDLITGKKVAVIGYGSQGHAHANNLRDSGVDVRVGLRSQSVGRKKAEAAGFTVLSPADAVDWADIVMILVPDEIQGDLFRETIAGALSSGSYLAFAHGFNIHFDQIVPSKDVNVFMVAPKAPGHMVRYEYTQGRGVPMLIAVGQDPAGDTKDVALAYASAIGGGRAGVIETTFREETETDLFGEQVVLCGGITQLIYAGFDTLVDAGYSPEMAYFECLHELKLIVDLIYEGGISNMRYSVSNTAQYGDMTRGPRIITEESRREMKRILAEIQNGSFAREWTLENKVNRPVFNALTRRGEEHPIEEVGKRLRGMMSWLEKDKKVDREKN
- a CDS encoding DUF465 domain-containing protein, whose product is MSRTEEEMKRKLMEEDPEFRALAEEHESFERILEEFNRKPYLTPAEEIERKNIQKQKLKGKDKMERILKKHR
- the ilvB gene encoding biosynthetic-type acetolactate synthase large subunit, with product MIKEGSEIFYETLLDEGVEVIFGYPGGAVLNLYHRMPEYPLKHILVRHEQAAVHAADGYARSTGKVGVVLVTSGPGATNTVTGLATAHMDSIPLVVFSGQVPSMLIGNDAFQEADTVGITRPCTKHNFLVKNTHDLARIIKEAFYIARTGRPGPVVVDLPRDVIGSSVEFEPPGDIHIRSYSFHAEPDAQQVRRAFEVISNAERPVLYIGGGVISSSAAGEVVKLAEKMSIPVTASLMGLGGFPGTHPLFLGMLGMHGTYHANMAVTHADVLIAVGARFDDRVTGKVEEFAPRAKIVHIDIDPTSISKNIIVDYPVVGDVKNVLVQMLKHAGKLKKYWKTGRKDWIGRIEQWRTTYPLEYTQKKDVIKPQYVVESIYNVTKGDAIIATEVGQNQMWTAQFFRFNDPRTLLTSGGLGTMGYGFPAAIGAQVAFPNRLVFDIAGDGSIQMNIQEIATAIQHRLPVKIAILNNGYLGMVRQWQELFYEERYSHTRMELSPDFVKLAEAYGAVGMRIEKPEDVIPAIEESIKIDRLVIMDFVVDENENVFPMVPVDSPIDKMLLV
- a CDS encoding 2-isopropylmalate synthase: MNDKVIIFDTTLRDGEQSPGASMNDEEKILVAQQLERLGVDVIEAGFPVSSRGDFDAVKRIAASVKTPVVAALARAKIKDIDVAFDAVKDAAKPRLHTFISTSDIHLDYQIKKSREEVLKIAKASVKRARSLCGDVEFSAMDATRSDWEYLAQVITVAIEAGATTVNIPDTVGYTIPGEYAAIIEYLFEHVPGIHDVVVSVHCHNDLGLAVGNSLAAVQSGARQVECTINGIGERAGNTSLEEFVMALKVRRDGYGLDTNINTELIYPTSRMISAITGIRVQPNKAVVGANAFSHESGIHQDGVLKEKLTYEIMTPESVGYTSSHLVLGKHSGRHAFRERIKKMGYSLNDSQIEKAFKSFKKLADKKKNVFDEDIAAIIAEDVLRIPDRYRLMFLSFSAGTDTIPTATVTLSIDGQTVRQADFGDGPVDAVFKTISKMVKAKCTLLSYEVKSITGGTDALGEVTVRLEDGTFRSVGTGSHTDIIVASAMAFINALNKMEKRKKKELPRVQTI
- the tsaB gene encoding tRNA (adenosine(37)-N6)-threonylcarbamoyltransferase complex dimerization subunit type 1 TsaB, whose product is MIVLGVDSATPRAGVGIVEDGRLCARRVTLPDKNHSETLLSAIIEALREARLAFSDLDLLAVGLGPGSFTALRVGVSTMKALSYAHDVPLIGISTLDVLAGGLLEYAEGLKTAGTAVSTTSWRDMMRGGARVASVIDARRGELYSASYRLGEGDGLVRETPYRTITPGVLLDELKEPSVLVGSGCDLLERPHDRGHVVVPEEYRHPDGAVCAEMARRGFESGQLIDDRDIVPLYIRRSDAEINYERRMNKDLSLGH
- a CDS encoding phosphatidylserine decarboxylase family protein, encoding MKNRHTPVAVEGIPFILLALAVAVCVTLVVRHFFPGAAIFAAVPLGAICVFVAMFFRNPNRDIPHDPKEVVSPADGTVLDITRMKEDTLLNGDAVRVGVFMSIWNVHVNRIPMSGRAEEVVYYPGKFLVARLEKASTDNERNALVITNEEGVKIMVVQIAGIVARRIVCYVSRGDAVEKGRRFGLIRFGSRLDVYFPPDTVIRVTEGDKVRAGETVLGELP
- the pssA gene encoding CDP-diacylglycerol--serine O-phosphatidyltransferase, with protein sequence MSDEIEKRAKRKRRAGGRRIKKDDLKKGIYVLPNLLTTMALVSGFYSIISSISGHYIHAVWAIFISVLFDSMDGKVARLTHTESEFGVQYDSLADLVSFGVAPGILMYQWALTPYERLGWLGAALYVICAALRLARFNVQVSTVDKKYFLGIPSPGAALVNASTVLFFINMDVSVEYWRFFLLLLVYVTGLLMISNIKYFSFKDLDASRRRPVNVLVLIILVAIFIATKPEIMLFTVFSLYALSGPLGYLYMMLTGRSKELDELDAEEQIG
- the leuC gene encoding 3-isopropylmalate dehydratase large subunit, whose amino-acid sequence is MPMTIIEKILARHSGADDIAPGDLIMADVDLALANDITAPLSIDVFNEAGLKRVFDAKKIALVCDHFTPNKDIDSANQCKMVRKFAKDMDIIHFYEGGDCGVEHALLPELGLIVPGDLIVGADSHTCTYGALGAFATGVGSTDLAGVMMTGQVWLKVPESMKFVYHGTPGRWVSGKDLILHTIGDIGVDGALYRAMEFTGPAIDDLSIEGRLTMANMAIEAGGKCGVCAPDEKTKAFLAGRTERNHIVLESDDGAVYVDVREYDVSKIQPQVSLPHLPSNAKAAGELSDIAIDQSVIGSCTNGRIEDLRVAAEVLKGRKAHPDVRLIIIPATPEVYRTALREGLFEIFLDAGATIGPPTCGPCLGGHMGVLAAGERAIATTNRNFQGRMGDPKSEVYLANPAVAAASAVLGRIAGPEELGL
- the rseP gene encoding RIP metalloprotease RseP, producing MSTVIAFIVVLGILIFVHELGHFLAAKASGVRVLKFSLGFGPRLFGKKVGHTDYMISAIPLGGYVRMLGDDPTEDLGPEEAPFSFLTQGTFKKLFIVAAGPVANFIFAVFALWIVFMLGVPVLESVVGDVLSNSPAERAGLMAEDRITSIDGIPVTEWEEMSRLIQESGGGELELIVERTMDGETGELVIHITPELREGTNELMLPDEVYMIGISMSDSYHYDRRGPIGAIGSSVSETGRIVAITFLVIGKMFSGEVPLNNLGGPILIAQVSAEAFRLGLMEFLYFLALISINLGILNLLPVPILDGGHLMFFVIEGVIGRPINLRIKEIALQIGLVLLVALMALAFYFDISRLISGG